A window of the Lentimicrobium sp. L6 genome harbors these coding sequences:
- the metF gene encoding methylenetetrahydrofolate reductase [NAD(P)H] has translation MKVIDHINKSDKTLFSFELLPPLKGEHFEHIEGKINQLLEFNPSYINITYHQQEVEYETLSNGLLKKRTVRKRPGTVGISAAIQYKTQIDVVPHLICGGFTKEDTENALIDLHFLGIDNLLLLRGDPPATQKFFKPEPEGNAYAVDLVKQVKNMNNGIYLDENLMNNHPSDFCIGVAGYPEKHPEAANRPSDLRYLKDKVDAGADYIITQMFFDNKKFFRFVEQCRAAGITVPIIPGLKPFSSKKQLLTLPQIFHIDLPDQLVNSLVKCKTNAEVYEVGIEWGIQQSKELIEYGIPALHFYTMGKADNICRIAKEIF, from the coding sequence ATGAAAGTAATAGATCATATAAATAAGTCAGATAAAACATTATTCTCTTTCGAATTATTGCCACCATTGAAAGGGGAGCATTTTGAGCATATAGAGGGAAAAATCAATCAACTATTGGAGTTTAATCCCAGTTATATCAATATCACTTACCATCAACAGGAAGTAGAATACGAAACCTTGAGTAATGGCCTTTTGAAGAAAAGAACAGTGCGTAAGCGCCCTGGGACAGTTGGTATTTCTGCGGCCATTCAATACAAAACTCAAATTGACGTGGTTCCCCATTTAATATGTGGAGGTTTCACCAAGGAAGACACGGAGAATGCGCTAATCGATTTACACTTTTTGGGCATCGATAATCTCCTTCTTTTGCGTGGAGACCCACCTGCGACTCAAAAATTCTTTAAACCAGAACCAGAGGGAAATGCCTATGCTGTTGATTTAGTAAAGCAAGTAAAAAACATGAATAATGGAATTTACTTAGATGAGAATCTGATGAATAATCATCCCTCTGATTTTTGTATTGGAGTAGCAGGTTATCCAGAAAAACATCCTGAAGCAGCCAACCGCCCATCGGACTTAAGATATTTAAAGGACAAAGTAGATGCTGGAGCCGATTATATTATTACTCAGATGTTTTTCGATAATAAGAAATTTTTCCGTTTTGTGGAGCAATGCAGAGCTGCTGGAATCACTGTGCCTATCATTCCAGGCTTAAAACCCTTTAGCTCCAAAAAGCAATTGCTCACCTTGCCTCAGATTTTCCATATCGATCTTCCAGATCAACTGGTTAACTCTTTGGTGAAATGTAAAACCAATGCCGAGGTTTATGAAGTAGGAATCGAATGGGGAATACAGCAAAGTAAGGAGTTGATAGAATATGGTATTCCAGCCCTTCACTTTTATACTATGGGAAAAGCTGATAATATTTGCCGTATTGCTAAGGAGATATTTTAA